In one Bacteroidota bacterium genomic region, the following are encoded:
- the yajC gene encoding preprotein translocase subunit YajC has translation MSNLSILLQAAGGGAMQQMVMILMIIVVFYFFMIRPQMKKAKLEKAFKESIKKGDKVVTIGGVHGKILEVQDKTFTLEIDQNVKVKIEKTAISADATKQYSSPEEVKK, from the coding sequence ATGAGTAATTTATCTATTCTACTCCAGGCAGCCGGCGGAGGTGCCATGCAACAAATGGTGATGATCCTTATGATCATCGTTGTTTTTTACTTTTTCATGATTCGTCCTCAGATGAAGAAAGCCAAACTCGAGAAAGCCTTTAAAGAGAGTATTAAAAAAGGTGATAAAGTGGTGACTATCGGTGGGGTACATGGCAAAATTCTGGAAGTTCAGGACAAAACCTTTACGCTCGAAATTGATCAGAATGTTAAAGTGAAGATTGAAAAGACCGCTATTTCAGCCGACGCAACCAAACAATATTCATCCCCGGAGGAAGTAAAAAAATAA
- a CDS encoding DUF1573 domain-containing protein: MKKIFLLVVTCSILLSACSNPEKEKENGEMRVSPDIVNNPASASGEQRENPLPAFSFEMTNYDFGTINSGDEVKYEFKFKNSGNADLIISQVKGSCGCTTPEYTQDPVKPGDEGNIKVTFRSAGMAGQIVKDITILANTQPTTKVLTISGEVIQKNIKEAQ, translated from the coding sequence ATGAAAAAAATATTTCTTTTAGTAGTGACCTGCAGTATCCTGCTGAGCGCCTGTTCTAATCCCGAAAAAGAAAAGGAAAACGGAGAGATGAGGGTATCACCGGATATCGTCAATAACCCGGCATCTGCCAGTGGGGAACAGCGTGAAAATCCGCTTCCTGCCTTCAGCTTTGAAATGACCAACTATGATTTTGGGACCATCAACTCCGGCGATGAAGTGAAATATGAATTCAAGTTTAAGAATTCCGGAAATGCAGATTTAATCATCTCTCAGGTAAAAGGTTCCTGTGGCTGTACCACTCCTGAATATACCCAGGATCCGGTAAAGCCCGGTGATGAAGGAAATATTAAAGTGACCTTCAGAAGTGCCGGTATGGCGGGACAGATTGTGAAGGATATAACCATTTTGGCCAATACCCAACCGACCACAAAAGTGCTCACCATCAGTGGTGAAGTCATTCAGAAGAATATTAAGGAGGCTCAATAA
- a CDS encoding exonuclease translates to MELPLDALSKGYRIPGTEIYIDPLEPVRCAIISHAHGDHAVEGHENVYCSAGTAALISKRFTYPAKKIFEMPFGESAIIEGIKVSLHPAGHMLGSSQVKWEKDGKTIVYSGDYKREEDKSCEPFEIVKCDTFITEVTFGQQDKTHPPAAEIIASLNKHEGLNMLIGAYNLGKAQRLTRLINDHLPSYRVMIHSKMVAYHKVYESMGFSLGPWEPYKREAFKNQKNIIYLVSPATLLNFRPAKHFIRAFATGWEEKAARYDFSVPVSDHADWPSLIRTIRECEAKEVFTIHGEGETLKNTPELSGITISPLKH, encoded by the coding sequence GTGGAATTACCTCTTGATGCACTTAGCAAAGGCTATCGTATTCCCGGGACAGAAATTTACATCGATCCCCTGGAGCCGGTGCGCTGTGCCATTATCAGTCATGCGCATGGTGATCACGCTGTGGAAGGTCATGAAAACGTGTATTGCAGTGCCGGTACAGCGGCGTTGATCAGTAAACGATTTACCTACCCGGCAAAGAAAATTTTTGAAATGCCCTTTGGTGAGTCTGCTATCATTGAAGGGATAAAAGTGAGTCTGCATCCTGCCGGACATATGTTGGGATCTTCACAAGTGAAATGGGAGAAAGATGGGAAAACCATCGTGTATTCGGGCGATTACAAGAGAGAAGAAGATAAAAGTTGTGAGCCCTTCGAAATAGTTAAATGCGATACGTTCATTACAGAAGTCACTTTTGGTCAGCAAGACAAAACTCATCCTCCGGCCGCTGAGATCATTGCCTCACTAAATAAACACGAGGGCCTCAACATGCTTATCGGCGCTTATAATCTCGGCAAAGCACAACGCCTCACCCGCCTGATCAACGATCATCTTCCATCGTACAGAGTGATGATTCATTCCAAGATGGTGGCCTATCATAAAGTTTATGAGAGCATGGGCTTTTCGCTGGGTCCCTGGGAACCTTATAAAAGGGAGGCGTTCAAAAATCAGAAGAATATCATCTACCTGGTTTCTCCTGCAACCTTGCTTAATTTCCGTCCTGCCAAACATTTCATCAGAGCATTTGCTACAGGTTGGGAAGAGAAAGCCGCGCGTTATGATTTTTCTGTGCCGGTAAGTGATCATGCGGATTGGCCATCGCTGATACGTACTATAAGGGAATGTGAAGCGAAAGAAGTTTTTACCATTCACGGAGAAGGGGAAACATTGAAGAACACTCCGGAATTATCCGGCATTACCATATCCCCCTTGAAACATTGA
- a CDS encoding dephospho-CoA kinase → MGTYYRETLRKKYKIIMIRAGVTGGIGSGKSIVCHLFSILGIPVYNADHSAKMLMESDERLKKEIKVLMGTASYFDDGSLNRSYMAAQVFKNEQLLQELNLLVHPVVMNDYMTWLKDKGKSPYTLLEAAIMIETGIHKELDAVIVVDAPELLRISRVKRRDHRSEEEIKEIISRQWRSEERIKYASFVVENDDKNPVIPQVLEIDNILRRKSNSGITS, encoded by the coding sequence ATGGGAACCTACTACCGTGAAACGCTTCGCAAAAAATATAAAATCATCATGATCAGGGCGGGTGTCACAGGTGGAATCGGGTCAGGCAAAAGTATTGTTTGTCACCTCTTTTCAATTCTGGGAATACCGGTCTACAATGCTGACCATTCCGCGAAAATGCTCATGGAAAGTGATGAAAGGTTGAAGAAGGAAATAAAGGTGCTCATGGGAACTGCCTCTTATTTTGATGATGGGTCACTGAACAGGTCCTATATGGCAGCACAGGTCTTCAAAAACGAGCAGTTGCTTCAAGAGCTGAATTTGCTCGTCCACCCTGTCGTGATGAATGACTATATGACCTGGCTGAAGGATAAGGGTAAAAGCCCATATACCTTGCTGGAGGCTGCTATAATGATAGAGACGGGTATCCATAAAGAACTGGATGCGGTCATTGTGGTTGATGCCCCGGAGTTGCTGAGGATTTCCAGAGTGAAAAGAAGGGATCACCGCAGCGAAGAAGAAATAAAAGAGATCATATCACGTCAATGGAGGTCCGAAGAAAGGATAAAATATGCTTCCTTTGTAGTTGAAAACGACGATAAAAATCCGGTCATCCCACAGGTGCTGGAAATTGATAACATTTTAAGAAGAAAAAGTAATAGTGGAATTACCTCTTGA
- a CDS encoding ABC transporter ATP-binding protein yields MKELLPLNKFFYKYRLHFLSGIVFVTISNLFGIFPAQLTRNALDLVAANIDSYRLFQGFDHQQEIYNLLIYNVLIFGVLVLSMALMKGVFMFLMRQTIIVMSRHIEYDLKNEVYAQYQRLGMNFYNRNSTGDLMNRISEDVGRVRMYVGPAIMYSINMLVMFILVIWAMYSVNPRLATFVLLPLPVMTYLVYFVHNRINKRSEEVQEQLSTLSTFVQETFSGIRLIKAYVREADYLNFYKKQTEAYSTRSMELVKVNALFMPTLLMLVGLSTILTIYLGSIEVINGRLSLGNIAEFVIYVNMLTWPVASLGWVITIVQRAAASQKRISEFLKEVPDIVSGAEPCDTLKGDYEFVNVSLGYEANRPLVLKEVSFKIPAGSSLGIIGRTGSGKSSLVHLLLRLADPVEGTILLDGKNLKTYQTDSYRQHIGLVPQDVFLFSDTISANIGFGIPGKEVTDALIEQAARNAEVYTNIMEFPDKFNTRIGERGITLSGGQKQRVSIARAIIRNPDVLIFDDCLSAVDTITEEKILKNLSEVMKNKTTVFVSHRVATVKFCNKIIVLDEGRLVEEGTHEELLQRDGMYRQMFEKQLMENPEPDLS; encoded by the coding sequence TTGAAAGAGCTTCTCCCACTCAATAAATTCTTCTATAAGTATCGATTGCATTTCTTAAGTGGGATAGTGTTTGTCACGATTTCTAATCTTTTCGGCATTTTTCCGGCACAATTGACACGAAATGCCCTGGATCTGGTGGCGGCTAATATCGATAGCTATCGCCTTTTTCAAGGATTTGATCATCAACAGGAAATTTATAATTTATTGATATATAATGTTTTGATTTTTGGAGTATTGGTCTTATCGATGGCATTAATGAAGGGCGTTTTTATGTTTTTAATGCGGCAAACCATTATTGTGATGTCGCGCCATATTGAATATGACCTGAAAAACGAGGTCTATGCGCAGTATCAGCGTCTCGGAATGAATTTTTACAATCGGAACAGCACGGGTGATTTGATGAACCGGATCAGTGAAGATGTCGGTCGGGTGCGGATGTATGTAGGACCGGCAATAATGTATTCGATAAATATGCTGGTCATGTTTATCCTGGTGATTTGGGCCATGTATTCTGTCAATCCCCGACTGGCGACATTTGTTTTATTGCCCTTGCCTGTGATGACCTATCTGGTTTATTTTGTTCATAATCGCATCAATAAACGCAGCGAGGAAGTACAGGAACAACTTTCTACTTTATCCACTTTTGTTCAGGAAACTTTTTCGGGAATACGTTTGATAAAGGCTTATGTTAGAGAAGCGGACTATCTTAATTTTTATAAAAAGCAAACAGAAGCTTATTCCACGCGATCGATGGAATTGGTGAAAGTGAATGCCTTATTTATGCCGACACTTTTAATGCTGGTAGGATTGAGTACGATCCTGACGATCTATCTCGGAAGTATTGAAGTCATCAATGGCCGGTTGAGTCTGGGAAATATTGCGGAGTTTGTTATCTATGTAAACATGCTGACCTGGCCGGTAGCTTCATTGGGATGGGTGATTACGATAGTGCAACGTGCAGCCGCATCTCAAAAGAGGATCTCTGAATTTTTAAAAGAAGTACCGGATATTGTTTCAGGAGCTGAGCCGTGTGATACTTTAAAAGGCGACTATGAATTTGTAAATGTTTCATTGGGCTATGAAGCGAACCGACCATTGGTTTTGAAAGAGGTGAGTTTTAAAATTCCTGCCGGTTCTTCGTTAGGGATTATTGGAAGAACAGGTTCCGGTAAGTCATCCCTTGTTCACTTATTGTTGCGGTTAGCCGATCCGGTAGAGGGTACTATTTTGTTAGATGGAAAAAATTTGAAAACCTATCAGACCGATAGTTACCGCCAACATATTGGACTGGTTCCTCAGGATGTTTTTTTATTTTCAGATACTATTTCGGCGAATATCGGTTTTGGAATTCCAGGAAAAGAGGTCACCGATGCATTAATAGAACAGGCTGCCCGCAATGCGGAAGTCTATACCAACATTATGGAGTTTCCCGATAAATTCAATACCCGAATCGGTGAAAGAGGGATTACTTTATCGGGAGGGCAAAAGCAAAGGGTGTCTATTGCCAGGGCTATCATCAGAAATCCGGATGTCTTGATTTTTGACGATTGTTTATCCGCTGTTGATACAATTACAGAGGAGAAAATTCTGAAGAATTTATCGGAAGTTATGAAGAATAAAACCACTGTTTTTGTTAGTCATCGCGTGGCCACCGTTAAATTTTGCAATAAGATTATTGTACTGGACGAAGGGCGGCTTGTGGAAGAAGGTACACATGAGGAATTATTACAGCGGGATGGAATGTACCGGCAAATGTTTGAAAAACAGCTGATGGAAAACCCGGAACCTGATCTTTCATAG
- the proC gene encoding pyrroline-5-carboxylate reductase, translating to MNILIIGGGNMGITYAKAFINSHVVTRSQLMILEKTIGKTDELKSLNVGEVYNEAGDCVSKADLIILAVKPQDFMQLSESMAKAVNKNQVFLSIMAGVKISTIKKALNIDKVIRSMPNLPAQIGQGMTAFTATDAVTRHEQALVQNLLSTTGKTLYVEKEDLLNAVTAVSGSGPAYVYYFMDAMVNTAMQMGFNKSESELLVMQTFSGAMSLYQQSELNCKEWIEKVASKGGTTEAALRSFSENKIDERIGAGVNKALYRAVELGKS from the coding sequence ATGAATATTCTCATCATCGGAGGCGGTAATATGGGTATTACCTATGCCAAGGCGTTTATCAATTCGCACGTTGTTACCCGGAGCCAGTTAATGATTCTTGAAAAAACCATTGGAAAAACCGATGAGTTGAAGAGCCTCAATGTGGGGGAAGTCTACAATGAAGCGGGTGATTGTGTCTCTAAAGCCGACCTTATCATCTTAGCCGTAAAGCCACAGGATTTCATGCAACTTTCAGAGAGCATGGCGAAGGCGGTCAACAAGAACCAGGTATTTCTCAGTATCATGGCCGGGGTGAAGATCAGCACGATTAAGAAGGCGTTGAATATTGATAAGGTGATTCGCTCGATGCCGAACCTTCCCGCGCAGATAGGGCAGGGGATGACCGCTTTTACGGCTACGGATGCCGTTACCCGTCATGAGCAGGCGCTGGTGCAGAATCTTTTGTCAACCACCGGAAAAACACTTTACGTAGAGAAGGAAGATTTGCTGAATGCCGTGACTGCTGTTTCGGGATCGGGTCCGGCATATGTATATTATTTCATGGATGCGATGGTGAATACGGCCATGCAAATGGGTTTTAATAAATCCGAGTCAGAGCTGTTAGTAATGCAGACTTTTTCGGGGGCGATGAGTCTCTACCAGCAATCCGAACTCAACTGCAAGGAATGGATCGAGAAAGTAGCTTCCAAAGGCGGTACTACAGAAGCCGCTCTCCGCTCATTTTCCGAAAACAAAATCGATGAACGTATCGGCGCCGGTGTCAATAAAGCCCTCTACCGGGCAGTAGAACTCGGGAAGAGTTAG
- a CDS encoding NAD(P)H-hydrate dehydratase, translating to MIKVISNEQVRLIDKQTIERQGISSDDLMEKAAKACAERLLESFEPGISFAIFCGKGNNGGDGLAIARILWQRGKTVSVYIVEDTGTASADFQLNYQRLTELKKDLAVDVKTTEDIPTLEGTAVIVDALFGSGLNRVPSGMAAEIIQAINASTNPVVAIDIPSGLYGDKHTDDLSTVVRATTTLTFQVPRPVFFYPEYEQQTGEWQLLDIGLDVKAVLESPAYAFVPDNNDITSLLPYRPLFGHKGTFGHALLLAGSYGKAGAAILAARACLKSGAGLVTVRTPAKCVTPLQSALPEAMCIPDEEETFLSTIIKPATYVAIGAGPGLGIDKQTGNVIKRMLQDFDCPMVLDADALNILAENPTWLHFLPAGTILTPHIEEFSRLAGKIADPFERTKKQIEFSKKFNCYILLKGRFSALSCPDGQLFFNPTGNNGMAKGGSGDVLTGLITGLLAQGLSPMKAALCGAYIHGLAGDHCAKTSSPITMTANELIDFFEIAFNEVKK from the coding sequence TTGATTAAGGTTATCTCCAACGAGCAAGTCCGGCTCATCGACAAACAAACCATCGAGCGGCAGGGAATTTCCTCAGACGATTTGATGGAGAAAGCCGCGAAAGCCTGTGCCGAACGATTGCTGGAGAGTTTCGAACCCGGCATCTCCTTCGCCATCTTTTGCGGGAAGGGAAATAATGGCGGAGATGGACTGGCTATAGCGAGAATACTCTGGCAACGTGGAAAAACAGTTTCTGTTTATATCGTAGAAGATACAGGAACGGCATCAGCCGACTTTCAACTAAATTATCAACGGCTCACGGAACTAAAAAAAGATCTTGCTGTTGACGTTAAAACTACTGAAGACATTCCCACGCTGGAAGGTACGGCGGTTATTGTAGATGCGCTTTTCGGTTCCGGTTTGAACAGAGTTCCGTCCGGAATGGCAGCAGAAATCATTCAGGCGATCAACGCATCAACCAACCCTGTTGTTGCTATTGATATTCCCAGCGGCCTCTACGGAGATAAACATACCGACGATTTATCGACTGTCGTACGAGCGACTACCACCCTCACCTTCCAGGTTCCCCGCCCTGTATTTTTTTATCCGGAATATGAACAACAAACCGGCGAATGGCAGTTGCTGGATATTGGTCTTGACGTAAAGGCAGTTCTTGAGTCCCCTGCCTATGCCTTTGTTCCTGATAATAATGACATCACTTCCCTCCTGCCCTATCGTCCATTGTTCGGGCACAAAGGAACTTTCGGACATGCCTTGCTGTTAGCCGGGAGTTATGGAAAAGCCGGCGCAGCGATATTAGCCGCAAGAGCCTGCCTTAAAAGCGGAGCCGGATTGGTAACGGTACGCACCCCCGCAAAATGTGTGACACCCTTGCAATCGGCATTACCGGAAGCGATGTGCATTCCCGACGAAGAAGAAACATTCCTCTCTACCATTATTAAACCGGCTACTTACGTTGCTATTGGTGCAGGACCCGGTTTAGGCATCGACAAGCAAACAGGCAATGTGATCAAGCGCATGCTCCAGGATTTTGATTGTCCGATGGTGTTGGATGCAGATGCGTTAAACATACTGGCTGAAAATCCAACCTGGCTTCACTTCCTACCTGCCGGAACCATACTCACCCCACATATCGAAGAGTTCTCCCGCCTCGCCGGAAAAATTGCTGATCCTTTTGAACGCACTAAAAAACAAATCGAGTTCTCGAAAAAATTCAACTGCTACATTTTATTAAAAGGACGATTCAGCGCCCTATCCTGTCCCGACGGACAATTATTTTTCAATCCCACCGGCAACAACGGCATGGCGAAAGGAGGTTCAGGAGATGTCCTCACCGGATTGATAACTGGTTTACTTGCACAAGGATTATCCCCGATGAAAGCAGCACTCTGCGGAGCCTATATCCACGGATTAGCCGGCGACCACTGCGCAAAAACCAGCAGCCCCATCACCATGACCGCCAACGAACTCATCGACTTTTTCGAAATTGCTTTTAACGAAGTAAAAAAATAA
- a CDS encoding threonylcarbamoyl-AMP synthase, whose product MVLNIHPKNPEPRKIAELIAILQKGGVAIIPTDTIYAFVCDLNQFKGFEKICRIKGVKPEKANFSLLCADLSNISVYTKPFDRALYKLLNKALPGPYTFILEASNEVPSLFRSKKKTIGLRVPDHPIVMALIEQLGHPMVSTSLHDTDSFLEYPNDPYEIAAQWENVVDVVVDGGMGTIVPSTIIDCTGDEPVVKREGAGDVNVL is encoded by the coding sequence ATGGTATTAAATATTCATCCCAAGAATCCGGAGCCGCGGAAGATCGCCGAGCTCATCGCTATCCTGCAAAAAGGAGGGGTGGCCATTATTCCGACCGATACGATCTACGCGTTTGTCTGCGACCTGAATCAGTTCAAAGGCTTCGAAAAGATTTGTCGCATCAAAGGTGTCAAACCCGAGAAAGCCAATTTTTCGCTCCTCTGTGCCGATCTGAGTAACATCAGCGTCTATACGAAACCCTTCGACCGCGCCTTGTATAAATTGCTCAACAAAGCCCTTCCCGGACCCTATACTTTCATCCTCGAAGCCAGCAATGAAGTACCCTCCTTGTTTCGTTCCAAAAAGAAAACCATAGGTCTTCGTGTCCCTGATCATCCCATCGTGATGGCGCTCATTGAGCAATTGGGACATCCGATGGTATCCACTTCTCTGCATGATACCGATAGCTTCCTGGAGTATCCCAATGATCCTTATGAAATCGCAGCGCAATGGGAAAACGTGGTGGATGTGGTGGTGGATGGAGGAATGGGGACTATTGTGCCCAGTACGATCATCGACTGCACAGGGGATGAACCGGTGGTGAAGCGGGAAGGTGCAGGAGATGTGAATGTACTCTAA
- a CDS encoding DUF3276 family protein produces MTEFDNPHSREAHFSKRVRAGKRTYYFDVKATRGNDYYLTITESKRIPGENEDRPIYEKHKLFLYKEDFDKFSEGFHEALDFMRQKRDGEETTYASVNQEMTPENTGYSNLDFDDLGK; encoded by the coding sequence ATGACCGAATTTGACAACCCGCACAGTCGTGAAGCACACTTCTCCAAACGTGTCAGGGCAGGTAAAAGGACTTATTACTTCGATGTAAAAGCTACCAGAGGGAATGACTATTATCTGACAATTACAGAGAGTAAAAGAATACCCGGTGAAAACGAAGATCGTCCGATTTACGAGAAACATAAACTGTTTCTGTACAAAGAAGACTTTGATAAATTTAGCGAGGGATTTCATGAGGCGCTTGATTTTATGCGTCAAAAAAGAGATGGTGAAGAAACGACCTATGCCTCCGTTAATCAGGAGATGACTCCTGAGAACACGGGTTATTCTAATTTGGACTTTGATGACCTGGGAAAATAA
- a CDS encoding Glu/Leu/Phe/Val dehydrogenase has translation MIEVKDKKPEVAAINTNIFENIAASHHEQVVFCHDPETGLKAIIAIHNTVLGPALGGTRMWMYKSESEALNDVLRLSRGMTYKAAISGLNLGGGKAVIIGDSKKDKSEVLFRKFGRFIKNLNGKYITAEDVGTSTKDMEYVAMETKHVTGLPESMGGGGDPSPVTAYGVYMGMKAAAQFAWGNDNLSGKKVVVQGVGHVGENLVKNLKKENAVVYITDINDEQLKKVSTEYGATVIKPEQVYDMDMDIYAPCALGATLNTENINRLHCQIIAGAANNQLAEETVHGPMLMDKGIIYAPDFLINAGGLINVYSELIGYNRQRALTQTEHIYAVTLEILKKAKAENSYPQASAIMLAEKRIADISKVKSSM, from the coding sequence ATGATCGAAGTGAAAGATAAAAAGCCAGAAGTAGCTGCCATTAACACCAATATTTTCGAAAACATCGCTGCCAGTCATCATGAGCAGGTTGTATTTTGTCATGATCCTGAAACAGGTCTGAAAGCCATCATTGCCATTCACAATACAGTATTGGGTCCTGCATTAGGCGGCACCCGGATGTGGATGTACAAATCAGAATCAGAAGCGTTGAATGATGTGCTCCGTTTATCCCGAGGAATGACTTATAAAGCAGCCATCTCCGGTTTAAATCTGGGAGGCGGAAAAGCCGTCATTATTGGTGACAGTAAAAAAGATAAATCAGAAGTACTTTTTAGAAAATTCGGAAGGTTCATTAAAAATCTGAACGGAAAATATATCACTGCTGAAGATGTAGGTACCAGTACCAAGGATATGGAATACGTCGCAATGGAAACAAAGCACGTAACCGGTTTGCCGGAGTCGATGGGTGGTGGCGGAGATCCTTCTCCTGTTACCGCTTATGGTGTATACATGGGAATGAAAGCTGCTGCACAATTTGCCTGGGGGAATGATAACCTGAGTGGTAAAAAAGTAGTGGTTCAGGGCGTAGGACATGTGGGTGAAAACCTGGTAAAAAATCTCAAAAAAGAGAATGCTGTCGTCTATATCACTGACATCAACGATGAACAATTAAAAAAGGTATCCACAGAATACGGTGCGACGGTGATCAAGCCGGAGCAGGTATATGACATGGACATGGATATTTACGCTCCATGTGCATTGGGTGCCACATTAAACACAGAAAATATTAACCGACTGCATTGTCAAATCATCGCCGGAGCTGCCAACAATCAGTTGGCTGAAGAAACGGTTCATGGTCCGATGTTGATGGACAAGGGAATTATTTATGCTCCCGACTTCCTTATCAATGCCGGTGGACTTATCAATGTGTACTCTGAGTTAATTGGCTATAATCGTCAGAGAGCGCTCACGCAAACAGAACATATCTACGCTGTAACGCTGGAAATATTAAAAAAGGCAAAAGCAGAAAACTCTTACCCACAAGCTTCCGCTATTATGTTAGCAGAAAAGAGAATCGCTGACATCAGCAAGGTAAAATCCAGTATGTAA
- the nusB gene encoding transcription antitermination factor NusB: MLSRRHLRIRVMQALYAFYQSEQKDIRRSEQELLNGTEKIFELYLTILQFFNELAYQEYMYYEDMPASMVTGKRKTAASTLKSIGFLQWIEENKQLRDEVKKRKISWQNDIDIVKKAFFHLRQQDAYQEFIVSDTHTAEQESKFLKWLFKELFSTTDFISHLLEEKNIYWAESLDLVESMVVKTYESAKGATSFHLLPLFKDQEDDTKFMQELIQKTIRDDAYFQQLIADKTKNWDADRIALVDIILMKMALCEILNLSTIPVKVSINEYIDISKDYSTPNSKSFINGVIDKLVIELKTQGKIQKTGRGLVE; this comes from the coding sequence ATGTTAAGTAGAAGGCATCTGCGCATACGCGTCATGCAGGCATTATATGCCTTTTATCAATCCGAACAGAAAGACATCCGTCGCTCCGAACAGGAATTACTGAATGGAACAGAGAAAATTTTCGAACTCTACCTCACCATCTTACAATTTTTTAACGAACTCGCCTATCAGGAGTACATGTACTATGAAGATATGCCTGCTTCGATGGTCACAGGTAAACGGAAAACCGCTGCATCTACATTAAAAAGTATTGGCTTCCTTCAATGGATTGAAGAGAACAAGCAGCTGAGAGATGAAGTAAAGAAAAGAAAAATCAGTTGGCAGAATGATATTGACATCGTGAAGAAGGCTTTTTTTCATCTCCGACAGCAAGATGCTTATCAGGAGTTTATTGTTTCCGACACCCATACTGCAGAACAGGAAAGTAAATTCCTGAAATGGTTGTTCAAAGAACTCTTCAGTACTACGGATTTTATTTCCCATCTCCTGGAAGAAAAAAATATTTACTGGGCAGAAAGTCTGGATCTGGTGGAGTCGATGGTAGTAAAAACATATGAAAGCGCGAAAGGTGCAACTAGTTTTCATTTGCTACCCCTGTTTAAAGATCAGGAGGACGACACCAAATTCATGCAGGAATTGATTCAGAAAACCATTCGTGATGACGCTTACTTTCAGCAATTGATAGCTGATAAAACCAAGAACTGGGATGCCGACCGGATTGCTCTCGTGGATATTATCCTGATGAAAATGGCGCTCTGCGAAATTCTGAACCTCTCTACCATTCCGGTAAAGGTGAGCATCAATGAATACATCGACATCTCTAAAGATTACAGTACCCCAAATAGTAAGTCCTTCATCAATGGTGTGATTGATAAATTGGTGATTGAATTAAAAACACAAGGGAAAATTCAAAAAACAGGTCGGGGACTTGTAGAATAA
- a CDS encoding response regulator, whose protein sequence is MIISQGDERHDQEKRMLDHALKVLLVDDNKVNQFLGKRILNNLGVTQVDLAGNGNIALEKINNKEYDVVLTDVEMPGMTGYELCHSIRALGAGKNRLTVIALTANASDEDREKAEAAGIDDYLTKPYSPQDLLDILNKNINVKKRIIVDEFSSDDVIGIEKLHAIFNHNAGDVLQFLKMLSQQLPEMIETIRSGIAEGNREKSFHAAHKLKSPVKLMMESGFAADFSTFTEKLREEASFEEASANFPILENHLVSLLVLINTELERLCK, encoded by the coding sequence ATGATAATTTCCCAAGGCGATGAACGACACGATCAGGAAAAGCGAATGCTGGACCATGCCTTAAAGGTATTGTTGGTGGATGATAATAAAGTCAACCAATTTCTGGGTAAACGCATTTTGAACAACCTCGGTGTAACACAAGTTGACCTGGCAGGGAATGGTAACATTGCCTTAGAGAAAATCAATAACAAGGAGTATGATGTGGTGTTAACGGATGTAGAGATGCCGGGTATGACAGGCTATGAACTCTGTCATTCCATTCGTGCATTGGGTGCAGGTAAAAACCGGTTGACGGTGATTGCTCTTACTGCAAATGCCTCTGACGAAGACCGGGAAAAAGCAGAAGCTGCCGGCATTGATGATTATCTGACTAAGCCTTATAGTCCACAGGATCTGCTGGATATTCTGAATAAAAATATCAATGTAAAAAAGCGGATTATCGTCGATGAGTTTTCGTCGGATGATGTCATCGGTATCGAAAAATTACATGCTATCTTTAATCATAATGCCGGAGATGTGCTTCAGTTTTTGAAAATGCTCAGTCAGCAATTGCCCGAGATGATTGAAACCATACGGTCAGGCATCGCGGAAGGCAACAGAGAAAAATCATTTCATGCCGCACATAAATTAAAGTCTCCTGTAAAACTTATGATGGAGAGCGGGTTCGCGGCTGACTTCAGTACGTTTACCGAAAAGTTAAGAGAAGAAGCATCCTTTGAAGAGGCCTCTGCCAATTTTCCTATCCTCGAAAATCATTTGGTATCCTTGCTGGTATTGATCAATACAGAATTAGAACGACTTTGTAAATAA